ATGTaggaataaaaaaatgtttacttttctatatatgtatgtctaTATTATTACCCTTGGTGCCGGAAAGATTCTCGCTGTGATCCGCAATCCACTTGTAGGTGGGACGGCAGCCATCTCGGATAGGCGGAAGATCGGTCTGAAATTAGGGGAAGTTGCAACGGATATAAAGCCATCAGAAGAAATGTACCCACCTTGTAGTGCATCCAGCCGTACCATTCGGCGGGGATCTGGGAACCGTCATAGTCCATGTTTACATGGGGGGCAAACTCGATCCAGCGATTCCGGCCATAGAAGTAGTACGGGTTCTCAAAGTACTTGTTTCCGTACTTGTCGATGCCCACCAGGGTTCCGATCTTTAGGTCATCGTTCCTGGGGAATTATGTTTTCTTTGGGAATCCAAGCAATCTTATATAAGAAGGAGGCTCACCTGTATAGCTTAAGAAACGTCTGCTTAAGTCCACCAGCTTCTCGGATGATTTGAAAAAGCTTGCTCACCCGGTTGATGCCGAAAAACTTTGCCATGCTAATGGAAAGCGTTAATATTCcatttaatttgtaaaaattttgggtttattttacttacttgaaacaaaaacaaagtcaATCAGTAGTGTGACCAAAGTGCGGCTAAATTTGATGCCACTGCCGCACTTAATACTGAAAAGTCATTTCATATGAGTTTAATTTCATTTGAATTAATAAGTACAATccaaatattataactttttaatatccaaaattcttgatgGGAGTGTAAGCTGATAACATAGACAGAATAATATCGAAAAGcattttttaatcatttaaaCCAAAGTACCactaaaatactaaaatattttttttttgtaataaaatttttaaaataaacgacGTGCTAATACTGTGTATTTATGTTCTTCAATTTTAACTACACAACTAATAAACTCAATAAATAATgaattataaatatgtattaatTTATCATATAGTATTATTGAAATCGGCGGGCACACTGCCACACACTGCCGGACTCTTCTTCGTGATTCATTTCTTTGGGTGgcagaaaagaaaatatttataaaaacatgGCCAAAAACACATCTAGCAATGCTTTCCGTAAGATCGACGTAGACCAATACAACGAGGACAACTTCCGGGAGGACGACGGTGTGGACAGCGCTGCCGCAGGGCCAGACGAGAGCGAGATCACAACACTGCTTACGCAGGGCAAGTCTGTGGAGGCCCTGCTTAGTGCCCTCCAGAACGCACCACTGCGCTGCAAGAACCAAAATGTTAAGGTACTTAGCAACTATTGAAAGTTACAAGTCGTCTAATCAATGGAACTCTTGCAGGACCACGCCCTAAATATAACACTGCGAGTGTTGCTTTCTATCAAGTCGACACAAATCGACCAGGCCATTGACACCGTGGACCAGAACGACTTGATTGATGTGCTTATGAAGTATATTTATCGCGGATTCGAGATTCCCTCGGAGGGATCTAGTGGACACCTGCTTCAGTGGCATGAGAAAGCCTTCGCTAAAGGCGGTGTTGGCTGCATCGTGCGAGTCTTGTCGGATACGAACCGTGCCTAGGCGGGGCTACCTCAACCAAAGGCTTTCACTGTTTCCCTTACCATCTGTCTTTAGTCCCTTTGCGTCGTGGAGCATTTATTAAATGCCGGCTTGGAGCTGTGTAGACCAATTCCTTCTGCCAATTATCGATTTCCCGGGAAATGATCTGATAGCCTTTTCAGTCAAAAAGTCGGAATAATGCAAATGACAAAGTTTTCCAAATTAGATCTTAACTAATATTCAAgtattaaagtttttattacGAAATGTGATTAGAGACGTAGTTTGAATTTGGAATATCCTTCTTAAGACAAGGCCCTTTATCCCAAAACTGCCTGAAAATGTTTACCTGCCATAGCAGTTACTTACTGGTCGTAAAGTGCCATATACAACTTACAGAAACGTCTTCATCTGACGAATATCGTCTGCTTAAGATAGCAAAGTCTCCTTTCCGTCTTTTTTTTGAATCAACCTTTCAGCTTTTATTTGACTATTCAATGAGTAATAAGTGCGTTGAGTAacccaaataaaaaccaatcaTCTAAATCATCCTATTATGAAGCAATAGGGCTCAATGAAAGAAAATGCCAGGCGACTCCAAATACTCTGTAATGATAGGCCTAAAAGTGGTGGTTTGCATGCAACTTGATGATATTTCAGTGCTTGGGATAGGGGAACATTTAACAAAGTAGGAGAATTTCGCTTCAAACGCGTCTTCAATAAATAGTTTTATGTCGCTTATATGTGGGGATTATTAAGTCGAAACGGATTCCGTAAAATCTTGCCCAGTCTACCACATGTGAGTCTCGCGGATTTCGCTGATAATGTGGTTTGCTCGCGTTAGAGCCTAAAAATGAATGTTAACATCGGTTaccaaatattgaaaaatatttttcaagttCAACAGCCTCACCTTTAGCATGTCAGCGGCCTCTTTTCGGCGCACTGCAATATGGTCAGACTCATTGAGGAGCGTCTCAGCCCTATCCGACTTGTACAGATGGGTGACCAGTTCGCTCTGCAAGTTGTCCTTAACGTAGTTAACCAAGAAATGCATTATGGCCTTTGGAACCGAATCTTGAATGGATTTCCTCACAATGTAGAAATACGATTTGATTAGGCGCTCTAAAAATGAAGAGTATATTGAAATCCACTAATGTTGGCATTTAACCGACCGACTCACCAATAACATCGCAGTCCTTTTGTTCTTTATCAGTCAGCCGGCGAGGGTTGTGGTTTGCCGGCACATCAGGAAGCAGATTGACTGGCTTCACAGGACTGACAATGTTGTTGTGAACTGGCGTGTTGCTGGCCGAGTTTTCAATGCTGTCTGGTCGAATTGGAGCTGGTGGTAGAATATTGGACAGCCAGGTGCTGGCCGTCGAGTTCTCTCCAACGTGATTCTAACAATGCCAAAACATAAATATGGTTCCTAATAGGTCTTGATAAATATACAACTTATTTCACCTGTTCGTGTGCATCattttgttgctggtgttggttgttttgcagttgctgttgctgcgagGCTGAGACCTGTGGCGACATATGGTTGCGTGGTGTGTTAGCCCTCCGTTGGCTTCCTAGATTCATCTGCGAGTAGGGATCATTATCGGTTTTCAGCAGACTCGGCACAAGCGCAGCATCTTTGTGAAAGTCCGGATGCTTGGTGTTGATGTAGGCCAGTTCGATGGCCACAATGTTTTCCACCATCACATTGGTCGCTGGGAGGCGGCGACGCAACAGTTGCGTGACGACATCCACAATTTTTTCATGCAGTTTGGGGAAGCTgcaagtgggaaaattgaaaTTAGTAATCATACACACAAATTAAGTGGCGGTTACTTGCCGCATCATCTCCTGTTGCACTTCGTTGCCGCAGTGCTGCACAATGCGCTGCATCTCCTCATGGATTAGTTCCACACAGCGCAAGGAGGGCTCCTCAAGGCGTCGGATTTGGCGTTTCACCAGAAGCTCGAAGGATACTTCCGGAACAAATAGAGCCG
This region of Drosophila bipectinata strain 14024-0381.07 chromosome 2L, DbipHiC1v2, whole genome shotgun sequence genomic DNA includes:
- the Drp1 gene encoding dynamin-1-like protein isoform X2, giving the protein MSTQFQSLLNSYGEDVSDKSQTLLQIITKFASAYCSTIEGTARNIETTELCGGARICYIFHETFGRTLDSIHPLAGLSKMDILTAIRNATGPRPALFVPEVSFELLVKRQIRRLEEPSLRCVELIHEEMQRIVQHCGNEVQQEMMRFPKLHEKIVDVVTQLLRRRLPATNVMVENIVAIELAYINTKHPDFHKDAALVPSLLKTDNDPYSQMNLGSQRRANTPRNHMSPQVSASQQQQLQNNQHQQQNDAHEQNHVGENSTASTWLSNILPPAPIRPDSIENSASNTPVHNNIVSPVKPVNLLPDVPANHNPRRLTDKEQKDCDVIERLIKSYFYIVRKSIQDSVPKAIMHFLVNYVKDNLQSELVTHLYKSDRAETLLNESDHIAVRRKEAADMLKALTRANHIISEIRETHMW
- the ND-B17.2 gene encoding probable NADH dehydrogenase [ubiquinone] 1 alpha subcomplex subunit 12 — encoded protein: MAKFFGINRVSKLFQIIREAGGLKQTFLKLYRNDDLKIGTLVGIDKYGNKYFENPYYFYGRNRWIEFAPHVNMDYDGSQIPAEWYGWMHYKTDLPPIRDGCRPTYKWIADHSENLSGTKDAYYPYSTTPNKVEAWDPKAKKQ
- the Arpc5 gene encoding actin-related protein 2/3 complex subunit 5, translated to MAKNTSSNAFRKIDVDQYNEDNFREDDGVDSAAAGPDESEITTLLTQGKSVEALLSALQNAPLRCKNQNVKDHALNITLRVLLSIKSTQIDQAIDTVDQNDLIDVLMKYIYRGFEIPSEGSSGHLLQWHEKAFAKGGVGCIVRVLSDTNRA